One stretch of Saccharopolyspora erythraea DNA includes these proteins:
- a CDS encoding glycoside hydrolase family 13 protein: protein MSRNWWRNAVIYQIYPRSFVDSDGNGIGDLAGITSRMDYLARLGVDAVWLSPFYPSPWADGGYDVADYRDVDPTLGTLEDFDRLVAAAHERGIRVLIDIVPNHTSDQHEWFKQALAAPAGSQERDRYVFRDGKGHAGEHPPSNWESRFGGPAWTRLPDGQWYMHLFAKEQPDLNWDNPEVRAEFADILRFWSRRGVDGFRIDVAAALVKDMSEPLRDVVGGEGTTGLDDLAANPDHPFLDRPEVHDVYREWNKVFHEFDPPRIGVAEAWVQNERRVRYTRTDELQQAFNFEFLRVRWDAPEYRRVVQESIAGAKSVGTVATWVMSNHDVVRHVSALGLPAETDLRVWLSSHGTHPAPDLELGTRRARAAVLFTLGLPGSAYVYQGEELGLPEVADLPVEVLEDPKYERTNHKEKGRDGCRVPLPWTREGISAGFSTEPGWLPQPEGWGERSVEAQEGDEESMLELYRTALRLRREFAEDESFEWEPTHNTGDVLAFRRADNILVLVNTGIEAVPLPVGEVVLSSIKLDGDTLPGNSAVWLRMG, encoded by the coding sequence ATGAGCCGGAACTGGTGGCGCAACGCAGTCATCTACCAGATCTACCCGCGCAGCTTCGTCGACTCCGATGGCAACGGCATCGGTGACCTGGCCGGGATCACCTCGAGGATGGACTACCTGGCGCGGCTGGGCGTCGACGCCGTGTGGCTGTCGCCGTTCTACCCCTCGCCGTGGGCCGACGGCGGCTACGACGTGGCCGACTACCGCGACGTGGACCCGACCCTGGGCACCCTGGAGGACTTCGACCGGCTCGTCGCCGCCGCGCACGAGCGGGGCATCCGGGTGCTGATCGACATCGTGCCCAACCACACCTCCGACCAGCACGAATGGTTCAAGCAGGCGCTCGCGGCCCCCGCGGGCTCGCAGGAACGCGACCGCTACGTCTTCCGCGACGGCAAGGGGCATGCGGGCGAGCACCCGCCGAGCAACTGGGAGTCCCGCTTCGGCGGCCCGGCCTGGACCCGGCTGCCAGACGGCCAGTGGTACATGCACCTGTTCGCCAAGGAGCAGCCCGACCTGAACTGGGACAACCCGGAGGTCCGGGCCGAGTTCGCCGACATCCTGCGCTTCTGGTCGCGGCGCGGCGTCGACGGCTTCCGCATCGACGTGGCGGCGGCGCTGGTCAAGGACATGAGCGAGCCGCTTCGCGACGTCGTCGGCGGCGAGGGCACCACCGGCCTGGACGACCTGGCGGCCAACCCCGACCACCCGTTCCTCGACCGCCCCGAGGTCCACGACGTCTACCGGGAGTGGAACAAGGTGTTCCACGAGTTCGACCCGCCGCGCATCGGTGTCGCCGAGGCGTGGGTGCAGAACGAGCGCCGCGTCCGCTACACCCGCACCGACGAGCTGCAGCAGGCGTTCAACTTCGAGTTCCTGCGCGTGCGCTGGGACGCTCCGGAGTACCGGCGGGTCGTGCAGGAGTCGATCGCGGGCGCGAAGTCGGTGGGCACCGTGGCCACCTGGGTCATGTCCAACCACGACGTCGTGCGCCACGTATCGGCCCTGGGTCTGCCCGCCGAAACCGACCTGCGGGTCTGGCTGTCCAGCCACGGCACCCACCCGGCCCCCGACCTCGAACTGGGCACCAGGCGGGCCCGCGCGGCGGTGCTGTTCACCCTCGGCCTGCCGGGCTCGGCCTACGTCTACCAGGGCGAGGAGCTGGGCCTGCCCGAGGTCGCAGACCTGCCGGTCGAGGTGCTCGAGGACCCGAAGTACGAGCGGACCAACCACAAGGAGAAGGGCCGCGACGGCTGCCGCGTACCGCTGCCGTGGACCCGGGAGGGCATCTCGGCGGGCTTCAGCACCGAACCCGGCTGGCTGCCCCAACCCGAGGGCTGGGGTGAACGGTCGGTGGAGGCCCAGGAGGGCGACGAGGAGTCGATGCTGGAGCTCTACCGCACGGCCCTGCGGCTGCGTCGCGAGTTCGCCGAGGACGAGAGCTTCGAGTGGGAACCCACCCACAACACCGGCGACGTCCTGGCCTTCCGCCGGGCGGACAACATCCTGGTGCTGGTCAACACGGGCATCGAGGCCGTCCCACTACCCGTGGGTGAGGTCGTGCTCTCCAGCATCAAGCTCGACGGCGACACCCTCCCGGGCAACTCAGCGGTCTGGCTCCGCATGGGCTGA
- a CDS encoding extracellular solute-binding protein, producing MQLSRRSLLAGAAGLAVAGCGRAETDPLAGKSAEPPTRPVTIEWLSQKLKSNEGSDLRQVLVDAFRAAHPNITVRIAQAPPTTDVQRATLTTQIASGAPRPDVYLGDCVWPAQFAHNSLATPLDTLVEPGFWDDFAEPVVTSLTYEDRRWAFPMYLSESFLYYRADLLAKHGIAVPRTWEELTRAARALTTTGDVRYGLSWQAAPSETLTCNVAEFVADAGGELVAPDYSRATLDSVAGRRALGFVEELVGTGVSPRSVATFSEQESLTTFTGGQAAFLRNWAYAWGTAQDPSDSQVSGRIGATFRPTFDGATRSRVSTVGGWHNFVNPHTEQLGAAVAFARWMSGVDAQLILGMRSTQLPASLTAVNDPRIRQSDNPVLRMVPDVDLAPRPTRTPYYPQVSEAVYSNINPVVAGSSDAGTVLAKVSSEIDSALSGVVL from the coding sequence ATGCAGCTGTCACGCCGATCCCTGCTCGCCGGCGCGGCCGGCCTCGCGGTCGCCGGGTGCGGCCGGGCCGAGACCGACCCGCTTGCGGGCAAGAGCGCCGAACCGCCCACCCGTCCGGTCACCATCGAATGGCTCAGCCAGAAACTCAAGTCCAACGAGGGCTCGGACCTGCGCCAGGTGCTCGTGGACGCGTTCCGGGCCGCCCACCCCAACATCACCGTTCGGATCGCCCAGGCGCCGCCGACCACCGACGTGCAGCGCGCGACCCTGACCACCCAGATCGCCAGCGGCGCACCCCGCCCCGACGTCTACCTCGGCGACTGCGTCTGGCCCGCCCAGTTCGCCCACAACTCGCTGGCCACACCGCTGGACACGCTGGTGGAACCCGGTTTCTGGGACGACTTCGCCGAACCGGTGGTGACGTCGCTGACCTACGAGGACCGGCGCTGGGCGTTCCCGATGTACCTGTCGGAGTCCTTCCTCTACTACCGGGCGGACCTGCTGGCCAAGCACGGCATCGCGGTGCCCCGCACGTGGGAGGAGCTCACCCGGGCGGCGCGCGCCCTGACCACCACCGGCGACGTCCGCTACGGCCTGAGCTGGCAGGCGGCCCCGTCGGAGACCCTGACCTGCAACGTGGCCGAGTTCGTGGCCGACGCGGGCGGCGAGCTGGTGGCACCGGACTACAGCCGCGCGACGCTGGACTCCGTGGCGGGCAGGCGGGCGCTCGGGTTCGTCGAGGAGCTGGTCGGCACCGGTGTCTCGCCCCGGTCGGTCGCGACGTTCAGCGAGCAGGAGTCGCTCACCACCTTCACCGGCGGGCAGGCGGCGTTCCTGCGCAACTGGGCGTACGCGTGGGGAACCGCGCAGGACCCCTCCGACTCGCAGGTGAGCGGACGCATCGGCGCCACCTTCCGGCCGACGTTCGACGGCGCGACCCGCTCGCGGGTGTCCACAGTGGGCGGATGGCACAACTTCGTCAACCCGCACACCGAACAGCTCGGGGCCGCGGTCGCCTTCGCCAGGTGGATGTCCGGCGTGGACGCGCAGCTCATCCTCGGCATGCGCAGCACCCAGCTCCCGGCGTCGCTCACCGCGGTCAACGACCCCCGCATCCGCCAGAGCGACAACCCGGTGCTGCGGATGGTCCCGGACGTCGACCTCGCGCCCCGGCCGACCCGCACGCCGTACTACCCGCAGGTCAGCGAGGCCGTCTACAGCAACATCAACCCTGTCGTCGCCGGTTCCTCCGACGCCGGGACCGTGCTGGCCAAGGTCTCGTCGGAGATCGACTCCGCGCTGAGCGGGGTGGTGCTGTGA
- the ehuC gene encoding ectoine/hydroxyectoine ABC transporter permease subunit EhuC, with the protein MLSAALIGRLLEGALYTIYLTLGGAALGLVFAFAAGLARGARSRLLRGIGFVYIEFFRGAAVIVLAFWFVYALPSLGWQLDPLWAGILALSLNIGAYGAEVVRGAIRAVPQAQVEAATALNMTGWQRMRRVVLPQAFVAMVPPFTNNLIELLKASAVVSVVSIPELTLQGQLVRNGTQASAATFGGLLIGYGLIALVFIGLMRIVEFRAAASVGRRPEPGIFTRMWRQAGAGARP; encoded by the coding sequence ATGCTGTCCGCGGCTCTGATCGGCAGGCTCCTCGAGGGAGCGCTCTACACGATCTACCTGACCCTGGGCGGTGCCGCCCTCGGCCTGGTCTTCGCGTTCGCGGCCGGCCTGGCGCGCGGCGCGAGGTCCAGGCTGCTGCGCGGGATCGGCTTCGTCTACATCGAGTTCTTCCGCGGCGCGGCGGTCATCGTCCTCGCGTTCTGGTTCGTCTACGCGCTGCCGTCGCTGGGCTGGCAGCTCGACCCGCTGTGGGCGGGCATCCTGGCGCTGTCGCTCAACATCGGCGCCTACGGCGCGGAGGTGGTGCGCGGCGCGATCAGGGCGGTGCCGCAGGCGCAGGTCGAGGCCGCCACCGCGCTGAACATGACCGGCTGGCAGCGGATGCGGCGGGTGGTGCTGCCGCAGGCGTTCGTCGCGATGGTGCCGCCGTTCACCAACAACCTCATCGAACTGCTGAAGGCGTCGGCGGTCGTGTCGGTGGTGTCGATCCCGGAGCTGACGTTGCAGGGCCAGCTCGTCCGCAACGGCACGCAGGCGTCGGCGGCGACCTTCGGCGGGCTGCTCATCGGCTACGGGCTCATCGCGCTGGTGTTCATCGGACTGATGCGGATCGTGGAGTTCCGCGCGGCGGCCTCGGTCGGACGACGGCCTGAACCGGGCATCTTCACCAGGATGTGGCGGCAGGCGGGAGCGGGGGCGAGGCCGTGA
- a CDS encoding YciI family protein, whose amino-acid sequence MAKYLLLKHYRGAPASVNDVPMDQWSPEEVSAHVQYMRDFADRLEGTGEFVDGQALAPEGAWVRYDGEGRPPVTDGPFAETKDLIAGWMVIDVDSYERAVELAGELSAAPGAGGKPIHEWLEVRPFLAATPTITE is encoded by the coding sequence ATGGCCAAGTACTTGCTTCTCAAGCACTACCGCGGCGCTCCGGCTTCGGTCAACGACGTGCCGATGGACCAGTGGTCGCCGGAGGAGGTCTCGGCGCACGTGCAGTACATGCGCGACTTCGCGGACCGGCTGGAGGGGACCGGCGAGTTCGTCGACGGTCAGGCGCTCGCCCCCGAGGGGGCGTGGGTGCGGTACGACGGTGAGGGTCGCCCGCCGGTCACCGATGGCCCGTTCGCCGAGACCAAGGACCTCATCGCAGGCTGGATGGTGATCGACGTCGACAGCTACGAGCGCGCCGTCGAGCTGGCCGGGGAACTGTCGGCCGCCCCCGGGGCGGGCGGGAAGCCGATCCACGAGTGGCTGGAGGTGCGCCCGTTCCTGGCCGCGACGCCCACCATCACGGAGTGA
- a CDS encoding NUDIX domain-containing protein, which translates to MQTTNSREVYANAWMTVREDSVRRGDGSAGIYGVIDKPDYSLVIAVDGDRVHLVEQFRYPLGMRRWEFPQGTAPDRAELDPTELAARELREETGLRAAQLLELGVLDVAAGMSSQRGRVFLATGISEGEHEREPEEQDMHSAWFPRAEFERMITSGEVTDAQSIAAYSLLLLHERGVAAPAPAPGD; encoded by the coding sequence ATGCAGACCACGAACAGCCGCGAGGTGTACGCGAACGCCTGGATGACGGTGCGCGAGGACTCCGTGCGCCGCGGCGACGGCTCGGCCGGCATCTACGGCGTGATCGACAAGCCCGACTACTCGCTGGTCATCGCCGTCGACGGGGACCGGGTGCACCTCGTCGAGCAGTTCCGCTACCCGCTGGGCATGCGGCGTTGGGAGTTCCCGCAGGGGACCGCGCCGGACCGGGCCGAGCTCGACCCCACCGAGCTGGCCGCGCGCGAGCTGCGCGAGGAGACCGGCCTGCGGGCGGCCCAGCTGCTGGAGCTGGGCGTGCTCGACGTGGCGGCCGGGATGTCCAGCCAGCGCGGGCGGGTCTTCCTGGCCACCGGCATCAGCGAGGGCGAGCACGAGCGCGAACCGGAGGAGCAGGACATGCACTCGGCGTGGTTCCCCCGCGCCGAGTTCGAGCGCATGATCACCAGCGGCGAGGTCACCGACGCCCAGTCGATCGCCGCCTACAGCCTCCTGCTGCTGCACGAGCGGGGCGTGGCCGCGCCCGCGCCCGCCCCGGGCGACTGA
- a CDS encoding LacI family DNA-binding transcriptional regulator → MAAASPHSRMSDVADRAGVSLSTVSRALRGAPGVAPEVRERVQRAAAELSYVVSRNASGLVTGATGRVAVLVPFLQPWFFGVALAGIGTRLRQADLDMLVYQVGDMRGVEEYLGELPLRRNVDAVIALSLDLDEGEIAVLDEVGVPVVFVSQRIPERASVFIDNAAAARSATRHLLNLGHTSIAFVQSADSTGFAWSSAERVNGYREAMTDAGVRPQVLVGESGPRGGALAAGELLSRAEPPTAIFAESDDVAMGVLRVLQRSGLAVPEVMSVLGFDNHDMAELLDLSTVAQPVSEMGAVAARLAIEAVADPAAVPHVELATNLLVRGSTAGPRAATRLVSGNE, encoded by the coding sequence ATGGCCGCTGCCAGTCCGCACTCCCGGATGAGCGATGTCGCCGACCGGGCGGGAGTCTCCCTGTCCACCGTGTCGCGGGCGTTGCGCGGAGCCCCAGGCGTCGCACCGGAGGTGCGGGAGCGGGTGCAGCGAGCCGCCGCGGAGCTCTCCTACGTGGTGTCGCGCAACGCGTCGGGGCTGGTGACCGGCGCGACCGGGCGGGTCGCGGTGCTGGTGCCGTTCCTGCAGCCGTGGTTCTTCGGGGTGGCGCTGGCGGGCATCGGCACGCGGTTGCGGCAGGCGGACCTGGACATGCTCGTCTACCAGGTCGGCGACATGCGGGGCGTGGAGGAGTACCTGGGCGAGCTGCCGTTGCGGCGCAACGTCGACGCGGTCATCGCGCTGTCGCTGGACCTCGACGAGGGCGAGATCGCCGTGCTCGACGAGGTCGGGGTGCCCGTCGTCTTCGTCAGCCAGCGGATACCGGAGCGCGCCAGCGTCTTCATCGACAACGCCGCCGCGGCCAGGTCGGCCACCCGGCACCTGCTCAACCTCGGGCACACCTCGATCGCCTTCGTGCAGTCGGCCGACAGCACGGGCTTCGCGTGGAGCTCAGCCGAGCGGGTCAACGGCTACCGCGAGGCCATGACCGATGCGGGCGTGCGACCGCAGGTGCTGGTGGGGGAGTCCGGGCCTCGCGGCGGAGCGCTCGCGGCGGGCGAGCTGCTGTCGCGGGCCGAGCCGCCGACCGCGATCTTCGCCGAGTCCGACGACGTGGCCATGGGTGTCCTGCGGGTGCTCCAGCGCAGCGGGCTGGCGGTTCCGGAGGTGATGTCGGTGCTGGGCTTCGACAATCACGACATGGCCGAGCTGCTGGACCTGAGCACCGTGGCCCAGCCGGTCTCGGAGATGGGTGCCGTCGCCGCGCGGCTGGCCATCGAGGCCGTCGCGGACCCGGCGGCGGTGCCGCACGTGGAGCTGGCCACGAACCTGCTGGTCCGCGGCTCCACCGCAGGACCGCGAGCCGCGACGCGGCTCGTCAGCGGGAACGAGTAG
- a CDS encoding RNA polymerase sigma factor yields MDEALIRSLTPSVLAILVRRGADFAAAEDAVQDALVEAVRGWPSDPPRDPKGWLVTVAWRRFLDATRADAARRRREDLLDEEPAPGSAPSVDDTLQLYFLCAHPSLTPSSAVALTLRAVGGLTTRQIAQAYLVPEATMAQRISRAKRTVSGVRFDQPGDVATVLRVLYLVFNEGYSGDVDLAAEAIRLTRQLAAAIDHPEVAGLLALMLLHHARRAARTAPDGSLVPLAEQDRGLWDTESIAEGVEILQAALARDRLGEFQAQAAIAALHADAPTAEETDWVQIVEWYDELARLTESPIVRLNRAVAVGEADGPRAGLAELAALDASLPRHTAVAAYLHERDGDLTTAARLYAEAARKAPNIAERDHLTRQAARLNSRG; encoded by the coding sequence ATGGACGAGGCCCTGATCCGGAGCCTCACGCCGAGCGTGCTCGCGATCCTCGTCCGCCGCGGAGCCGACTTCGCGGCGGCCGAGGACGCCGTGCAGGACGCGCTGGTGGAGGCGGTCCGCGGCTGGCCCTCCGACCCGCCGCGGGACCCGAAGGGCTGGCTGGTCACCGTGGCCTGGCGCCGGTTCCTCGACGCGACCCGGGCGGACGCCGCCCGCCGCCGGCGTGAGGACCTCCTCGACGAGGAGCCGGCTCCAGGGTCCGCGCCTTCGGTGGACGACACGCTCCAGCTCTACTTCCTGTGCGCCCACCCGTCGCTGACGCCGTCGTCCGCGGTGGCGCTCACGCTGCGCGCCGTCGGCGGGCTGACGACCCGCCAGATCGCCCAGGCGTACCTGGTGCCCGAGGCGACCATGGCGCAGCGCATCAGCCGGGCCAAGCGCACCGTCTCCGGCGTCCGGTTCGACCAGCCCGGAGACGTCGCCACCGTGCTGCGCGTCCTCTACCTGGTCTTCAACGAGGGCTACTCCGGCGACGTCGACCTCGCGGCCGAGGCCATCCGGCTCACCCGGCAGCTCGCGGCCGCGATCGACCACCCAGAGGTGGCGGGGCTGCTTGCACTGATGCTGCTGCACCACGCCCGGCGCGCTGCCCGGACCGCGCCCGACGGGAGCCTCGTGCCCCTCGCGGAGCAGGACCGAGGCCTGTGGGACACGGAGTCGATCGCCGAGGGCGTCGAGATCCTGCAGGCGGCCCTCGCCCGCGACCGACTGGGCGAGTTCCAGGCCCAGGCCGCCATCGCGGCGCTCCACGCCGACGCGCCAACCGCCGAGGAGACCGACTGGGTGCAGATCGTCGAGTGGTACGACGAGCTCGCGCGCCTGACCGAAAGCCCGATCGTCCGGCTCAACCGCGCGGTGGCCGTCGGCGAGGCCGACGGACCGCGCGCCGGGCTGGCGGAACTCGCGGCGCTGGATGCCTCACTGCCCCGCCACACGGCGGTGGCGGCGTACCTGCACGAGCGCGACGGCGACCTGACGACGGCGGCACGGCTGTATGCGGAAGCAGCCCGAAAGGCACCCAACATCGCTGAGCGCGACCACCTGACGCGCCAGGCCGCGCGCCTCAACTCCCGCGGGTGA
- the ehuD gene encoding ectoine/hydroxyectoine ABC transporter permease subunit EhuD, whose protein sequence is MNWDWNYAAEIFPVLLDALWTAIQAAVLGYLLALVLGLVIALLRRSQVLWISVPVGLVAEFIRGTPLIVQLFFLFFVLPEVGIRMSPLLTGVVGLGLHYATYVAEVYRAGIDGVPAGQWEAAKALNLPTRRVWTDVILPQAVPRSIPALGNYLIALFKDVPQLVAITVLEPFTVAREITADSFRPFEAITLAGLLYLAVTLVMSYVGRLAERRFGEVRAV, encoded by the coding sequence GTGAACTGGGACTGGAACTACGCCGCCGAGATCTTCCCGGTGCTGCTGGACGCGCTGTGGACGGCCATCCAGGCCGCCGTGCTGGGCTACCTGCTCGCGCTGGTGCTCGGGCTCGTCATCGCGCTGCTGCGGCGCAGCCAAGTGCTGTGGATCAGCGTGCCGGTCGGACTGGTCGCGGAGTTCATCCGCGGCACCCCGCTGATCGTGCAGCTGTTCTTCCTCTTCTTCGTGCTGCCCGAGGTCGGCATCCGGATGTCGCCGCTGCTGACCGGAGTCGTCGGACTCGGGCTGCACTACGCGACCTACGTCGCCGAGGTGTACCGGGCGGGCATCGACGGCGTGCCCGCCGGGCAGTGGGAGGCGGCGAAGGCGCTGAACCTGCCGACCCGCCGGGTGTGGACCGACGTCATCCTGCCGCAGGCGGTCCCGCGCTCCATCCCGGCGCTGGGCAACTACCTGATCGCCCTGTTCAAGGACGTGCCGCAGCTGGTGGCGATCACCGTGCTGGAGCCCTTCACCGTCGCCAGGGAGATCACCGCGGACAGCTTCCGTCCGTTCGAGGCGATCACCCTGGCCGGGTTGCTCTACCTCGCCGTCACGCTGGTCATGTCCTACGTGGGCCGGTTGGCGGAGCGGCGGTTCGGCGAAGTGCGGGCGGTGTGA
- a CDS encoding carbohydrate ABC transporter permease has translation MRARLGWLYTAPALAVVLAVTIFPILFSVVLSFTRVRVTYGGFRVEELTLDNYVALFQSSEWHYAVLFTFFYTVVTVAIELVLGVLAALVLERLGAARGWLLALLLIPWSMITVISAQLWGFIYNSTYGVATWLLEALFGTAPIILGTPVPAITGMMVADIWKTTPFVTIIVLAGLVMLSREVYESAEIDGANAWTTFWRVTLPQLKSTLAVAVLFRILQAFGVFDLPFVLTTGGPGTATQSLAILGYKTLFQDLHIGPGAAIATSTGVLVIGGCLLFLKAFRAQVGKEDLA, from the coding sequence ATGCGTGCCCGCCTGGGCTGGCTCTACACCGCACCCGCGCTGGCCGTGGTGCTGGCGGTGACGATCTTCCCGATCCTGTTCTCCGTCGTCCTCAGCTTCACCCGGGTCCGCGTCACCTACGGCGGGTTCCGGGTCGAGGAGCTGACGCTGGACAACTACGTCGCGCTGTTCCAGTCGTCGGAGTGGCACTACGCCGTGCTGTTCACGTTCTTCTACACGGTCGTCACGGTCGCCATCGAGCTGGTGCTCGGCGTGCTCGCCGCGCTGGTGCTGGAACGGCTCGGCGCGGCGCGGGGGTGGCTGCTCGCGCTGCTGCTCATCCCGTGGTCGATGATCACGGTGATCTCCGCGCAGCTCTGGGGTTTCATCTACAACTCCACCTACGGGGTGGCGACCTGGCTGCTGGAGGCGCTGTTCGGCACGGCGCCGATCATCCTCGGCACCCCGGTCCCGGCGATCACCGGCATGATGGTCGCCGACATCTGGAAGACCACGCCGTTCGTCACGATCATCGTGCTGGCCGGTCTGGTGATGCTCTCCCGCGAGGTCTACGAGTCCGCCGAGATCGACGGCGCGAACGCGTGGACGACGTTCTGGCGGGTCACCCTGCCGCAGCTGAAGTCCACGCTGGCCGTCGCGGTGCTGTTCCGCATCCTGCAGGCGTTCGGGGTGTTCGACCTGCCGTTCGTGCTCACCACCGGCGGGCCGGGGACCGCGACGCAGTCGCTGGCGATCCTCGGCTACAAGACCCTGTTCCAGGACCTGCACATCGGGCCGGGAGCGGCGATCGCCACCAGCACCGGGGTGCTGGTGATCGGCGGCTGCCTGCTGTTCCTCAAGGCGTTCCGCGCCCAGGTCGGCAAGGAGGACCTCGCATGA
- a CDS encoding carbohydrate ABC transporter permease, with translation MTRRSGARRVFNLVNLGALVLVVATAAPLYWMVVNSLKGGAELGATPPTPWPSDPTADNYVQAFAGNGFGGYVVNSLVVSVVSTVVVVSLATFAGYALARLPMRGRRPLMIALLMISVFPAIAVVTPLYLVERQLGLLNSHLGLIIPYVAFNLPLAIWIMRNYMLGVPTALEDAATVDGASPTRTVVQVVVPVVRPGILTAAIFTFTATWTEFLMALTFNSQNDYRTIPVGISLFGSSFEVPHGTIFAAAVSATAPIAILVLVFRRSVVSGLASGAVKG, from the coding sequence ATGACGCGCAGAAGCGGCGCACGCCGCGTCTTCAACCTGGTCAACCTCGGCGCGCTGGTGCTCGTCGTGGCCACCGCCGCACCGCTGTACTGGATGGTGGTCAACTCGCTGAAGGGCGGCGCCGAGCTGGGCGCCACCCCACCGACGCCGTGGCCGTCGGACCCGACGGCGGACAACTACGTCCAGGCGTTCGCGGGCAACGGCTTCGGCGGCTACGTGGTCAACAGCCTCGTCGTCAGCGTCGTGTCGACCGTGGTCGTGGTGTCGCTGGCGACCTTCGCCGGCTACGCGCTGGCCCGGCTGCCCATGCGCGGGCGGCGGCCGCTGATGATCGCGCTGCTGATGATCTCGGTGTTCCCCGCCATCGCCGTGGTCACGCCGCTGTACCTGGTGGAACGCCAGCTCGGGCTGCTCAACTCGCACCTCGGGCTGATCATCCCCTACGTCGCGTTCAACCTGCCCCTGGCGATCTGGATCATGCGCAACTACATGCTCGGCGTCCCCACCGCGCTGGAGGACGCCGCCACGGTCGACGGCGCGAGTCCCACCCGCACGGTGGTGCAGGTCGTCGTACCGGTGGTGCGGCCGGGCATCCTCACCGCGGCGATCTTCACCTTCACCGCCACCTGGACGGAGTTCCTGATGGCGCTGACGTTCAACTCGCAGAACGACTACCGCACCATCCCGGTCGGCATCTCGCTGTTCGGAAGCTCTTTCGAGGTGCCGCACGGCACCATCTTCGCCGCGGCGGTCTCGGCGACCGCGCCGATCGCGATCCTGGTGCTGGTGTTCCGTCGATCCGTCGTCTCCGGCCTGGCCAGCGGCGCGGTGAAGGGCTGA
- the ehuA gene encoding ectoine/hydroxyectoine ABC transporter ATP-binding protein EhuA: MTQSTSSPEQKTTGSQADFIRFDEVGKRFGDNVVLDDLSFSVGEGQRVTLIGPSGSGKTTILRMLMTLTRPDSGTIAVGGEYLFHEQRDGGLVPATEAHIRRVRGRITMVFQQYNLFPNMRVLRNVTEAPIHVLGRSREEAERRARELLDMVGLGDKLESYPSQLSGGQQQRVAIARALAMDPDVLLLDEITSALDPELAAGVLDVLRDIARTSDITMLCVTHAMKFAKDVSDQVLMFDGGRIIEAKPPEELFEAPEHERTRSFLRSVIDET, translated from the coding sequence ATGACGCAATCGACCAGCTCGCCAGAGCAGAAGACGACCGGGAGCCAGGCCGACTTCATCCGGTTCGACGAGGTCGGCAAGCGGTTCGGTGACAACGTGGTGCTCGACGACCTGTCGTTCTCGGTCGGCGAGGGCCAGCGCGTGACCCTGATCGGGCCCAGCGGTTCGGGCAAGACCACGATCCTGCGGATGCTGATGACGCTGACCCGGCCGGACTCCGGCACGATCGCGGTCGGCGGCGAGTACCTGTTCCACGAGCAGCGCGACGGCGGGCTCGTACCGGCGACCGAGGCGCACATCCGCCGCGTCCGCGGCCGCATCACGATGGTCTTCCAGCAGTACAACCTGTTCCCGAACATGCGGGTGCTGCGCAACGTCACCGAGGCGCCGATCCACGTGCTCGGCCGATCGAGGGAGGAGGCCGAGCGGAGAGCCCGGGAGCTGCTGGACATGGTCGGGCTGGGCGACAAGCTCGAGTCCTACCCCTCGCAGCTCTCCGGCGGCCAGCAGCAGCGCGTCGCCATCGCGCGGGCGCTGGCGATGGACCCCGACGTGCTGCTGCTGGACGAGATCACCTCCGCGCTCGACCCCGAGCTGGCCGCCGGGGTGCTCGACGTGCTCCGCGACATCGCCCGCACCAGCGACATCACCATGCTGTGCGTGACGCACGCGATGAAGTTCGCCAAGGACGTCTCGGACCAGGTGCTGATGTTCGACGGCGGGCGGATCATCGAGGCCAAGCCGCCGGAGGAGCTGTTCGAGGCGCCCGAGCACGAGCGGACCCGCAGCTTCCTGCGCTCGGTCATCGACGAGACCTGA